The following is a genomic window from Anopheles aquasalis chromosome 3, idAnoAquaMG_Q_19, whole genome shotgun sequence.
ATATGGTTAAGGCAATTAAGTCTAATCCTCAACTCACCAGCTACCACCTGAGCTCGTtcccagccagcagcagcacgaccaACAATCCAATGGTCGAGCACAGGTGCTGCACTGGGATTAAACCAGTCAGTCGGGTTTGATAAAGTATTCCCTTGTTTTAAGCCCACTCGCTGGGCTAATTACTtgctttaaaatgtttttcctctcttttaaCATAACACCATCCGATAAAGTGACTGTTTTCATTCTCCAATTAATGCCAACGTTTTATGACGCGCGTACGCACGTTGGGGTGTTCAAAATGGATCTGCAATCGTACGCAGCCTCCCAGCACCggggaaaattaatgaaatatttGAGCAACGTACCGCATCGTCCGCCATCATGAAATGGcgcaaaatttaattaaacattgcCTCCACTACCGACCAAGCGTTCCTGCCGACTGTTGCCCTCATAAATTTGATTCATGAAATCTGAGAAAATCCTAGGAAAATCCCGCAAAAAGTTTGAAAACCTGAACACTTTTTAGCCTAATTGTTACTCGTTGTTcaatcgagagaaaaaaaggaaaagcgacgATGATGCGCTGGTTTTGTGGTCTACCGATAGGATTATCATAAAATTACGATTCATTTTCGGGTGCTAGCTTACTGTTGGCATTAAAACCATCGCCCCATTAGGTGTGGCCACACTTTAGAATCCTGCCAATGTACTGTGGGCTGGTTCAATGtcaattttgcaccggaaAGCTTTTAACCTAATGACACTTTCATTCGCCGTTTACAATGATTGGACGGAATGGGGGTGGTTGTGTGCATGATTAATTATGCAacgatgaaagtgaaagcaaTAGGCATCTATTGTCTTGAGATTCATTCGCCATATTGTAGATGTCATATCCATATGTGAATGCAACACAATGAAAGAGAATAAATGGTGTGCTATCAAAAACAGAGAGCTACTACTAACTAAATCAATTATTCTACAATGGATTGGGCCCTACATCAGCCGCAATATAATATTCTTTATACTTGTATTTTTTATATATGCTACTACCGTATATCAATGTCCAAGACATGCAGTGGGTAGTTTTAGTTGAGACGTAGAGTTTTGTCCAAATAAAACACATAATTggtgaaaaataaattttccgtttttgccaATGTCTTTCACTTGCTTCCTTGGGAAAGAAGACAATCCTTGGCTTTTGATTTTACTAGAATGAATGCTTTAAACTGGTCAAAACAattaacgaaacaaaaaatataatcATTTTTAGGTACCTCTTTACATTACTATTTGACTATtctaaaataatcaaattttcgtACTTAAgaatttatgtgttttttttacattttaatcaaAGCTCCACCGATAGAGCGTAGATCATTTGAATTAGGTAATAGATTCAGCAGGATAGCTTTTACGGTATGCCCAATtattataaaataaattgaaaaaaaatgctcaaagTTGGAAAACAAATACTCGAAAAAATAGGCTCAACACAGCGATTGTTACAAGTCTAGCAGACTTTAGAACACatcaaaatcaatattctacGAAAAGAATGTTTGCCAAACTATCCCTAGACCCAAGCGAAAACCTTGGCATTCCATCCTTCTTGCCGTCCTTCGCAATCCCTGAGACATCCTTTTTACGCTCGTGGTCCCCTTTCTCAGCCTCGCACATGACATCCGCAAGCTGTTACACATCCCTTCCCCACCCCTTCGGACACCGGCCGGTTTCGACGCAGGAATTTAATTTCGTAACAATTAGTTACAGTAGCCTACGGTACTCAGTTCCAGATGCCATTTCCGTTCCGCAGCTTTACTACCTCGGAACGTCGAACCAAaacgagcatcagcagcagcagcagcgccgagTGGCAAATCAATAATCCATCCACTGCCTACTACAGAGAGCGTGCAGAAGAGCAAGTGAATGCTCACACTCCAAAGCGATGGCCCGGCCTCGTGGAAGTAGGCTGCGCCAGTTGTGACTGGCACAAAAGACGGGCCACCAGGAAGCTGACTTTTCACGGTTCggtattttaattttcctccctcccccgctCGCTACCGCTTTTTGGTGGCATCCACCTGAGCATCTCGTCTTTCGTCGAGCGCAGCATTTCTGACATGGAACTATAGAAAAACGGGCAACCCCGGGAGTGGAAatttgttgtaaaaaaaagtcaaGAATGATTACACTTTGTCCTCACCACTCCCACCAACCAGCCCCGGTACGAGAACGGAAGGGAGAACAAGTTACTGCAACCGAACCCTATCCATGGACGACCGACTACTGCGATTTGAATACGAGATGCTCctgcagaaaaagaaaagcggaaaccAGGCCTACTTTAAGCACCACATGGAACTCGCCACCGAGTATTCTTCACCGAGATTGACAATGCGGCAATGGGAATCCGTAACGAACAACGTGGCCATTGTCGGGCGCATTTTGACAGTCCGGATGAGTGATTAAAGCTCCCCCTTGACCTCCGCGGGCGGCCAGGATGGGTTTCTGCCAACAGCTGAGTGGCAcgtttgattgtttgactCCAACCATGCGTGCTGCAGGGCCACCGGAAGATTAAAGTCTGCCATCTCCCCCATCCTCTCTAATTGCACCCTGCTCCGTCGGTTATGCTGGTCGGACACAACAACATGCGCCCCATGAGTCCGTGTGTATCGATTTTTTCGCCGCGACCCGCCAAGGATGACGAAGGACCGCTTACCTTTCAATGCCATCGAAGCGCGGATGACGGTACTTGGGGGAGAGCAACAGTCCACCACCCCAGGCAGCCTGTAAAAGAGTAAAAGGAGTCAAACATGAGGAAACATTGAAAGATTTTAATGTGTCACAAAACGAAGTCTGTCCTGCTACTTACATCAACGTGGAACCAACACTTGTACTTCTCGCAAATATCGGCAATCGTGTTGATCGGATCGAACGCACCGAGCACCGTCGTACCTGCGGTCGCATTCACGAAGAACGGTATCTGACCACGTGCCTTCCGCTCCACAATCAACCGCTCCAGCTCCGTCGCAATCATCCGGCCATGCTCATCGGACGGCACCATCACGCAGTTGTCCGTACCGAGCCCACAGACGGCGGCGCACGATTTAACCGAGTAGTGGCACTGATCCGAGGTGAACATTACCAGCTCACCGGGTAAGGCACGGGCGCCATGTTCCTTGTAGTTCGGGAACATCTTGTGCCGGGCGGCCAGGAACGCGTACAGGTTCGAGATGGAACCACCGGGCGCCAGGATGGAATCGCCACCCTCCCAGCCAATAATCTGGCGCATCTTCGACAGCACGACGTTCTCCATCAGGATGAAGACGGGCGCGATCTCGTACGTGAACATGTTGGTGTTGGCCGTTGCCGTTAGCCACTCGCCGGCCATCGAGACCACGTCCAGCCCGCACGACAGCTGATTGAAGAAATGGGGATGTCctggaggagagagagagagagagtccggGGGGTCACACTTTAATAGAGTCATCACCAGCGTTCGCGCTATCCGATCCATCAACTTGAACTTCAGGAAAATCCCGGCTTTAAGTTCCCTAAGCCTTGATCATTAATTATGGCCGAGTGAGGCTTCACGATGAGGATTCCCTTATTTGCTACCACGACTACTAGACACAATCAcgctcactgctgctgctgctgctgctgctgctgttaaatGTAGCGTAATGATCCAACCTGCCATCCCCGGGAGTTGATGGAGCGTTCACTCAATTCGGCCAAGTCCCTTGTCCTAATCCcggtcgccaccgccgtctgCCACAACGAATTGCGAGCGAAAGGCACGAAATCCGAAGGAATGACGCGTGTTTCCGTGATGCGCTCTTATCAGCCGGGCGTGGTGTGCATCCTGGACTCGATCAGCGCGAGTTCCAGGCTCGCAGAGTCTGCAAGGAATTATGTAAATCTCGCCAACACTCGCCACTATCGGACCGCGAGCAGATGCTCCGCTGgcagcgcgtgtgtttgtttggaaaaagGATTAAACAGACCGCACACCCAGCCCAGCCCTTTGTTGTCTTCCGATCACGAAACACCTCGAATGCCAGAGTGTTACATCAGTATCGCAGGAGGAAACACAATGGAATGGATGAAGAATGTCAACAATCATGAAGGGGGAGTTTCTCTTCATGAATCGGAAAGGGGGTGAGGGAACTAGGGAACAGGATTACGGCGCTAGCAGCATCACTAACCCttcacgacgaccacgaatCATCGGCTATTTTCTGTTCCATTACATCGATACAACCCTGGCAGAGGGATGTCGAGAGAATTTCTGATTACGATTCTATTGAGCCAAAATCGAAATACAAGAGATGAGCTGGGAAGGGTCGGGTGGGCCTCTTTCCGGATACTTCCGGACCGGAAGCGGGCGATACGCACACGGTGCTTTGGCCTCTTGTTGCTAGCCAGGAAGGATGGTCGGCCATGGTCACGAGCGAAATTCAATTGCAAATGTGCAGTGAAGCGAATGGGAACTGAAATGTGCAGAAATGGAGCTGTTTTGTGGCTTAGCTCACCGCAAGATAAGTGGATTACGCCGAGCGATACAAGGTATGCGAGTGAGCATTGGGTTGTGCATCCATTTGTTGTGTATTTGTATTATTTATGTTGCAGGACGTGAAGGCTTAGTACTGTTTTTTATGAGTTAATTTTTTGATCAAACAATGAAACATTAATCTAAATAAGAATGATCTACGAGTTGAAAAGCATTGAAATACACCTTTAAAATGCTTTAGATTAATATAAAAAATCTTTTAGAACACCATGAAACTTGATAAAGCACAGGAAAGCAATATAAAACGTAGAGCAACAGAATGTACATAGAAATTCATAAAATACGGAATTATTTACTCATCATGGTGCTTGTATGATAAAAACCAATGGATGGAGTCATCTTTCTTTAATTTgttcatattttttaaaattatttctAAGTTCATTGTTAGATAATAAAATTCGTTTACATAATTAAACTTCAGAATTTACTGAAGAGCTGAAAATCCTAATTCACGCCATACTTTCACTCTTCAAATGGAGAAAACCTAAAACCACTTTAAAAGAGTATATACTCCCTTTCGAAGCAGCGAGCACCACTCGACAGGAAGTTATTCAATTTAAAGTCATCCCTCACCACAATTTCGCTTGTACGTCAAGCTAACCGCAGACCCAGTGTGGCGAGTGTCATTAATTAATGCCAAAGTGCTTTTGAGGTGATAACAAAAAACCGCAATCAATCACATCCCGCCATGCTACCACCGGATCGCTGGCACCCCGAGGCACATCCTTAAGCAAACGCttcaaaattgatttcaacAACATCGTGCGGTTCAcgacacaaaagaaaaaggcccAACCATCCGACGTCAAGTACAGTCTTATCCCGAAGTACTCTGcatgccggccggccggccagacaGGGCATGTTGGTGGTAAGCATAATGGAATTAGGAGGcaataaaatgcattcaatCTGCTCCCGGCAGCACACGAGACGTGAGAAAAACGAATCCTTCCTCGAAGCGAATTTAATCCTAATTCATCGTACATTAACATATTTTACTCGGCACTCACCCAACCTGAAGCTTACATCCTCTCGTCACACGCATCGCTGAACAGGAAGCTGTGGTGGCGTGGTCCTTTCCCACCCTCTGTTCGCATCGCAACGGAAATGTCGGTTTTTGGCGTCGGAAACCCTCCCTGTATTTATTGCTGTTTATTGATCTAATCTTGGCCACGTGCCGGCCACGAGGGGCAGGGGGCGGAAGGTGCCTTTTGACATGGCGGACCGACCCACCCCACGGCGGATGACGACACAATCGGCCGCCAAATGATCTTTTGGAAAACTCTGGGGCTGCTACCGTTTGCGCTGGAGAAAATGCGATGACTTTTTGGGAGAATTGAAATCTcgcgtgttttctttttgtataACATACCAAACATTCGACACATAACCTGAACCAGGAATGCCTCCGAGCAAAGAAAGGATACAATGCTCCCAGCTCTAGGGTGATTGATTGTAACACAAGCCAACGCCATGAGGGTCCTTTCgcaaaaaatatgaaagaacgaaaaagaaatcacCCAGATTATGACTCTTGTGGCGAGATTTATGCCCCCTTCCGGTGTCTCGAGAAGGGGTGTCGAGTTTCATCTTCAGCGCCGTTGCCCACTAGAGTGGATCTTATCGcacccttcccttctctcGTTCGCCATCGATGGACGGTTATGAAAGGCGGCACCaggcacagcaccagcaagatAAGGAAGGTAATATCCGGTGAGCATCACAGCAGGCGTCCATCTTTTGTCGGAATTTGAGACCAGAGTGCGGTGAGCCTACTGCGACCTGTCGAGCTAGTAGGCGAAGTTAATTGGTTCTAAATGGGCAGCCTAATGAGCGAGGTAGAGCGCTGTTCGTTGCTTCTTCTGTGATAAATGATGTTCCTCGTTCTACTGGCCAAGTCGAAAACTCCGCTCCGAAAACGTCAACTCAATCAAACGTGGCCGCAGTGTTACGAAAACACTTGTAAGTAGGCTCAAACACCTTTTACGCCAGACAGCAAAATGTATTAGCTGCAATCCGATGATGCTCCGTTGTCCAATTTGGGGCACCATTTGTTAGTCGGGCTGTTTTTGTGGGGGACTGGGCTGGGGTTTGATGTTGATCCGGATATACGTCCACTTCCTgttattttcccatttttcctccCCGGGTGAGCTCCCTCAGCTGTACCATCGTCGTACTTACCCGTCTTCACCTGGTACTTCAGCGTCATGGCGCAGTCCTttaccagctgctgcagcgtgACCGCATCCTCGGGAATGTCGAGCGTGAGCAGCTTCTTCATGTCCTCCGGATGGTGAAAGTCGAGGATCTTCTCCTTCCGGTCGTTCTGTACGTTAACATAGTCGACCAGCAGTTCGGCGATTTTGTTCAGAAACTCACGCGTTTCGGCGGAATCGGACGACTGTACGCACGGAATGATGTCTGGAAGGAGATGCCAAAAAGGTTATTGTGAAAAAGTGTATTTTTGAAATTGTAAATAGTtgttttaaggggggacttcggtatttaattctttttttgtgactcatgtttttaacatttttccctgggttctgatcctttcaagagtattatgtaatttttttgtgtcaattgaaacaaaactgacaaagttatagattttggaaaatccgcgcttcataaAAGGCTCCATGCATCTCGcttctttgaagagcgtttcccaaaaccaacgttttcaaagtcggtgcccatcgtaccgtaaaaactactggacagaatttttaacacataatctgtacacttttttccagtagccccgccgagatttcataaaagttgttgatacttttttaaaaattatgtgAAGCTTGTTATtttcacaaaaagcatcactttttcaacttcaaaaagctgccaaaaatcgaaaaattgcaattcaacaaaaactcgacgggactacctggataaacttctaatctttctaacgaatatcgatttgtatatttcagatgacccatcacgcagctacgatgggcaccgtaaaaagtatcttttcgcagacgcaccttcatataATGAATGTCATGAATGgagttttcattaaatcttccccataatagaactaaatattttTCAGTCGTTGTAGTtaaatatgccattcatttgaaagcataaaatttaatggttatgtcacaaaaaatcgtcaaaaacgggccctTAATTGCATCAAATTCGAGATGAATGGATTTTCAATTTGTAGTGATCTTTGCTTTCTATTGAAGGATCTGTGCTGATTATCCTTTAACATTGAACAGTTAGTAGATTGTAATATAATAAGACATGTTATACAACATGTTTTGTACTATCAAATAGCTTCTGTGTTGCAATGTAATACACCAGTTTGAGATATATTGGCCTATGCTTTTATGGAACTTAAAAAACTCGAGTCAAGGCTCAAGAAGAGCCCTTCTCTGCTATTGGAGATGCCGGGTATCGATCCCGGTACCTCTCACATGCTAAGCGAGCGCTCTACCATCTGAGCTACATCCCCTGGTTATGAGTTAAAAAGTGATACAATTACAGTCACTACGTTTAACCTACTTTTCGAAACGATCCGCGCTCTACTCAACATAGCCGCGCAGCATAGTGGAACTGGTTCGCGGCCGGCCACCACCTTCGCATGCAGCGCACGATCGACGACAATTCCTCGATTGTCCACCGTCTCCACCGTCCGATCGGGCGTGGTGTAGTGAAAGGTGTGTTTTGCTACcattcaccgtcgtcgcctcAGCGATCAGTGAGCTAAAAATAAGACTAGCCTTGGCACTAGCTGCCCCCTCCAACAatgattattttcaaattctaCTCCCTCTCTTTATGACTGTTTGTCTGCTTATCACAGGCACTCTGTTTCGCTGTAAGCCACAACATCTAATCAGCATTACGCACGAGAAAGACATAAAAATGTctgaaaaaattgaaatttagaAAATTCATCTCCCAGGTCTGGCTTTAGAAACTATTTCAAAAATCCTCAATTAGCAATTATTCTCGCAAACGTCCCGCAGCGCTTTCGATGCACTGGCTCAATGTGTTTTCCATCTACATTGAATTCCCTCCCTAACGTCTATATTCCTTCATCATTCCACTGGCAGACCGAGGCAGACGGCAAGTGGAT
Proteins encoded in this region:
- the LOC126574699 gene encoding glutamate decarboxylase; amino-acid sequence: MTSINVDKYKLSDKTAKLTAKDIIPCVQSSDSAETREFLNKIAELLVDYVNVQNDRKEKILDFHHPEDMKKLLTLDIPEDAVTLQQLVKDCAMTLKYQVKTGHPHFFNQLSCGLDVVSMAGEWLTATANTNMFTYEIAPVFILMENVVLSKMRQIIGWEGGDSILAPGGSISNLYAFLAARHKMFPNYKEHGARALPGELVMFTSDQCHYSVKSCAAVCGLGTDNCVMVPSDEHGRMIATELERLIVERKARGQIPFFVNATAGTTVLGAFDPINTIADICEKYKCWFHVDAAWGGGLLLSPKYRHPRFDGIERCDSITWNPHKLMGALLQCSTIHFKEDGLLISCNQMSAEYLFMTDKLYDISYDTGDKVIQCGRHNDIFKLWLQWRSKGTEGFGKHMDHLMELAEYEVKRIKQQSDKFYLIMEPECVNVSFWYIPKRLRGVPHDAKKEQQLAKICPIIKSRMMQSGTLMVGYQPDDRRPNFFRSIISSIAVTEADVDFMLNEIDRLGQDL